Proteins encoded in a region of the Paenibacillus sp. E222 genome:
- a CDS encoding alpha/beta hydrolase family protein, translating to MALIQCNFYSDTLGLSTSMHVILPQQTHNQIGMENVSGQGLHPTLYLLHGLSDDDSIWLRRTSIERYVADLGIAVVMPQVHRSFYTDMVEGGSYWTFISEELPALARSFFPLSHKREDNFVAGLSMGGYGAFKLALRKPDQYAAAASLSGALDMTAHLDNMKSSPLWRAEMERIFGPKIEGSENDLLQLLKNNQASSGPRPLLYQCCGTEDFLYDQNQSFREACAQTDLQLTYEEEPGEHEWGYWDQKIQSVLKWLPLRERK from the coding sequence ATGGCACTTATTCAATGTAATTTTTACTCGGACACGCTTGGTTTAAGCACCAGCATGCATGTCATCCTGCCACAACAGACCCACAATCAGATCGGCATGGAGAACGTATCCGGCCAGGGGTTACATCCCACGCTGTATCTGCTGCACGGGCTATCGGATGATGACTCCATCTGGCTGCGCCGCACATCCATTGAACGTTACGTCGCTGACTTGGGGATTGCTGTGGTCATGCCTCAAGTGCATCGCAGCTTCTACACGGACATGGTTGAGGGCGGATCTTATTGGACTTTCATCAGTGAGGAACTGCCTGCACTTGCACGTTCCTTCTTCCCACTATCACACAAACGTGAGGATAACTTTGTTGCGGGCTTGTCCATGGGGGGCTACGGTGCATTTAAACTTGCTCTGCGTAAACCAGATCAATATGCCGCGGCAGCAAGTTTATCCGGGGCACTCGACATGACGGCGCATCTGGATAATATGAAATCCAGCCCACTCTGGCGGGCCGAAATGGAACGTATCTTTGGGCCGAAGATTGAAGGCTCGGAGAACGACCTGCTCCAACTACTGAAGAATAACCAAGCGAGCAGTGGACCTCGGCCATTGCTCTATCAATGCTGTGGTACGGAAGATTTCCTGTATGATCAGAACCAATCCTTCCGTGAAGCCTGTGCGCAGACCGATCTTCAATTGACCTATGAGGAGGAACCCGGTGAACATGAGTGGGGCTATTGGGATCAGAAAATTCAGAGTGTATTGAAATGGTTGCCTTTGCGTGAACGTAAATAG
- a CDS encoding argininosuccinate synthase, with protein MAKEKIVLAYSGGLDTSVILKWLKETYDAEIIAFTADIGQKDELDGLEEKALATGASKVYIDDLRDEFAKDFIYPMFQAGALYEGQYLLGTSIARPLIAKRMVDIARAEGATAIAHGATGKGNDQVRFELNAAALTPDIQVIAPWRLEEFRNQFPGRAEMIAYAEKHGIPVTASAAKPYSTDRNLLHISYESGVLEDPWFDPSMDENKDMFLLSSAPEDAPDQAEYVELEFEQGDCVALNGERLSPLQVMEQLNELGGKHGIGRVDMVENRFVGMKSRGVYETPGGTILFTAHRKMESITMDREVMNLRDSLITRYSTLVYNGFWFAPERLALQALVTESQKNVTGTVRVKLYKGNIIGAGVKSPVSLYNPDIATMEADPTQAYDQGDATGFIRLNALRLKVNSGVEQNKN; from the coding sequence ATGGCTAAAGAAAAAATTGTACTCGCTTATTCTGGCGGGTTGGACACATCTGTAATTTTGAAATGGTTGAAAGAAACATATGATGCGGAGATTATTGCATTTACGGCGGATATTGGACAAAAGGATGAGTTGGACGGCCTTGAGGAAAAAGCACTCGCTACAGGCGCTTCCAAAGTGTACATCGATGATCTGCGCGACGAGTTCGCCAAAGATTTCATCTATCCAATGTTCCAGGCAGGTGCTCTTTATGAAGGACAGTATCTGCTTGGCACAAGTATCGCACGTCCACTGATCGCTAAACGTATGGTGGATATCGCTCGTGCAGAAGGCGCTACTGCGATTGCTCACGGCGCTACGGGTAAAGGGAATGACCAGGTTCGCTTTGAGTTGAACGCAGCTGCGCTGACACCAGACATTCAAGTCATCGCGCCTTGGCGTCTGGAAGAATTCCGCAACCAGTTCCCGGGACGTGCGGAGATGATCGCTTACGCTGAAAAACATGGTATTCCGGTAACCGCATCGGCGGCTAAACCGTACTCCACAGACCGTAACCTGCTGCATATCAGCTATGAGAGCGGCGTGCTCGAAGACCCTTGGTTCGATCCAAGTATGGACGAGAACAAAGACATGTTCCTGCTCAGCAGTGCACCTGAAGATGCACCGGATCAAGCGGAATATGTTGAGCTTGAATTCGAACAAGGTGACTGTGTTGCACTGAATGGTGAGCGCTTGAGCCCACTGCAAGTGATGGAGCAACTGAACGAACTTGGTGGCAAACATGGTATCGGCCGTGTGGACATGGTAGAGAACCGCTTCGTCGGCATGAAGAGTCGTGGCGTATATGAGACACCAGGTGGAACAATTCTGTTCACGGCACACCGCAAAATGGAATCCATCACGATGGACCGTGAAGTCATGAACCTGCGTGATAGCCTGATCACACGTTACAGCACACTCGTATACAACGGATTCTGGTTCGCACCGGAACGTCTGGCGCTGCAAGCGCTGGTGACCGAAAGCCAGAAAAATGTAACAGGTACCGTTCGTGTGAAACTGTATAAAGGCAACATCATCGGTGCAGGTGTGAAAAGCCCTGTCAGCCTGTACAACCCGGACATTGCCACGATGGAAGCTGATCCAACACAAGCGTACGATCAAGGGGATGCAACGGGCTTTATTCGCCTGAATGCATTGCGTTTGAAAGTGAATTCCGGTGTGGAACAAAACAAAAACTAA
- the argF gene encoding ornithine carbamoyltransferase, which translates to MTQTQQTEKVQKVDLRGRDFIEFTDYTAEEIRYLLDLAIEIKGKQKNGVPYKPLQGKTIGLIFEKSSTRTRVSFEVGMFQLGGHALFLSKNDIQLGRGETTHDTAKVLSRYLDGIMIRTFGHHNVTELAQHADIPVINGLSDAAHPCQVLADFQTVLEHKGKLEGLKMAYVGDGNNMAHSLMLGAAKMGMHVAVATPEGYEPDSAVVEQARSIAQESGSQVTVTYSAQEAVKDADIVYTDVWASMGFEEEQKIREQAFAAYQVDEELMKGAKPDYMFLHCLPAHRGEEVSAGVIDGPNSLIFDQAENRLHAQKALMAALMSE; encoded by the coding sequence ATGACACAAACGCAACAGACGGAGAAAGTCCAGAAGGTCGATCTTAGAGGCCGTGATTTTATTGAATTTACAGATTATACAGCAGAGGAAATTCGCTATTTGCTGGACCTTGCGATTGAGATTAAAGGCAAACAAAAGAACGGTGTGCCGTATAAGCCACTCCAAGGCAAAACGATCGGACTCATTTTTGAAAAATCATCTACACGTACCCGTGTATCCTTTGAAGTCGGCATGTTCCAACTCGGCGGTCACGCGCTCTTCCTGAGCAAAAACGATATCCAACTTGGTCGCGGGGAAACGACACATGATACAGCCAAAGTCCTGTCACGTTACCTGGACGGCATCATGATTCGTACCTTTGGACACCATAATGTGACTGAACTGGCACAACATGCGGATATTCCAGTTATTAACGGCCTGAGCGATGCAGCACATCCATGCCAAGTACTCGCAGACTTCCAAACTGTGCTGGAGCACAAAGGTAAGCTGGAAGGTCTGAAAATGGCTTATGTCGGAGACGGTAATAACATGGCGCACTCCCTAATGCTTGGTGCAGCGAAGATGGGTATGCATGTTGCGGTAGCGACTCCGGAAGGCTATGAGCCTGACAGCGCAGTTGTAGAGCAGGCGCGCAGCATCGCACAGGAGAGCGGGTCGCAGGTGACTGTAACGTACAGTGCACAGGAAGCTGTGAAAGATGCAGATATCGTGTATACGGATGTATGGGCGAGCATGGGTTTTGAAGAGGAACAGAAGATTCGTGAACAAGCATTCGCTGCGTATCAGGTGGATGAGGAACTGATGAAAGGCGCGAAGCCGGATTACATGTTCCTGCACTGCCTGCCAGCTCACCGTGGAGAAGAAGTGAGTGCTGGGGTAATTGACGGACCTAACTCCCTGATCTTTGATCAGGCGGAGAACCGACTGCATGCGCAGAAAGCATTGATGGCTGCGTTAATGAGCGAATAG
- a CDS encoding aspartate aminotransferase family protein, producing MAKGNEQPGSGTAVAGVAATGAASQTESSLFQTYARYPISLVKGKGSWLWDDQGNRYLDFMCGLAVTSLGHAPEKVGAKLKAQIDELWHVSNLFQIPGQEKAAALLTANTCADAVFFCNSGAEANEAAIKLARRYHQKVKGTGRYEVITFAQSFHGRTLATLTATGQDKVKEGFLPLPAGFVTVPLHDTAALEAAIGPNTAAIMLEMVQAEGGVHPVKPDFVHHVRKLCEEHGLLLIVDEVQTGMGRTGKLFAHEHYGIEPDIFTVAKGIGSGFPVGAMLGKGYLKDAFTAGSHATTFGGTPLASSVVIATIETMLEDHLPERAAEMGEYLMKSLRERLAGNSFVKEVRGMGLLVGIECAEAVGDIVLAGQKRGILFVSAGPNVIRLLPNLYVSKEEIDEAVSLVATLIEEHVAAKNA from the coding sequence ATGGCAAAAGGCAATGAACAGCCAGGTTCTGGCACAGCAGTAGCGGGCGTAGCAGCGACAGGTGCAGCGTCACAGACGGAAAGCTCTCTTTTCCAAACGTATGCACGTTATCCAATCAGTCTGGTCAAAGGTAAAGGCAGCTGGCTGTGGGATGATCAGGGCAATCGTTATCTTGATTTCATGTGCGGGTTGGCTGTAACGAGTCTGGGCCATGCACCGGAGAAAGTGGGAGCCAAGCTGAAAGCTCAGATTGATGAGCTGTGGCATGTATCCAACCTGTTCCAGATTCCCGGTCAGGAAAAAGCAGCGGCTTTGTTGACTGCAAATACGTGCGCAGATGCTGTATTTTTCTGTAACAGTGGTGCAGAAGCGAATGAAGCGGCAATCAAACTGGCGCGTCGCTATCACCAGAAGGTAAAAGGCACAGGTCGGTACGAAGTCATTACATTTGCCCAATCCTTCCACGGACGGACACTCGCAACCTTGACAGCAACTGGACAGGATAAGGTGAAAGAAGGATTTTTGCCATTGCCAGCCGGATTCGTGACCGTACCATTGCATGATACAGCCGCTCTCGAAGCGGCAATCGGACCCAATACAGCAGCAATTATGCTGGAGATGGTGCAAGCTGAGGGTGGCGTGCATCCGGTTAAACCGGATTTTGTCCATCACGTTCGGAAACTGTGTGAAGAACACGGACTGCTGTTGATTGTGGATGAAGTGCAGACCGGAATGGGACGTACAGGCAAACTGTTCGCGCATGAGCATTATGGCATTGAGCCGGACATTTTCACGGTAGCCAAAGGTATTGGTAGTGGATTCCCTGTAGGTGCGATGCTAGGTAAAGGTTATCTAAAGGATGCGTTTACTGCAGGCAGCCATGCTACAACGTTTGGCGGTACACCACTTGCTTCCTCCGTGGTCATTGCAACGATTGAAACGATGCTTGAAGACCACCTGCCAGAACGTGCAGCTGAAATGGGCGAATACCTGATGAAATCTCTGCGGGAGCGTCTGGCAGGCAACTCGTTTGTAAAAGAAGTTCGGGGTATGGGTCTGCTAGTTGGAATCGAATGTGCTGAAGCGGTAGGCGACATCGTGCTTGCCGGTCAGAAACGAGGCATTCTCTTTGTATCCGCTGGACCAAATGTCATTCGTCTGCTTCCAAACTTGTATGTGAGCAAGGAAGAGATCGATGAGGCAGTATCCTTGGTAGCTACGTTGATTGAAGAGCACGTGGCAGCGAAGAACGCTTAA
- the argB gene encoding acetylglutamate kinase: MNSTLQNESTGTEAGAEKQTFVMKCGGSTLAALPESFFADLRDLQSQGTQPVIVHGGGPAISNNLAKLGIETEFVNGLRKTTEPVLDVVEMVLAGSINKQIVRLIQRVGGRALGLSGVDGGLIQAKPVSNHAEIGFVGDVTGVNAEIIQGIVEMGYMPVIAPVGVDASGQRYNINADTAAGAVASHLGVSRMIVVTDVPGIMKNVGGEKKVLPSVSVQEIEDMIQTGEIYGGMIPKVRAAIACIHGKVREVIIVDGSEPQILSRVLGGETIGTRIIRMQ; encoded by the coding sequence ATGAATTCAACATTGCAAAATGAGAGTACCGGAACTGAAGCAGGTGCCGAGAAGCAGACGTTTGTCATGAAATGCGGAGGCAGCACGCTGGCGGCGTTGCCTGAATCCTTTTTTGCAGATCTGCGTGACTTGCAGTCCCAGGGAACACAGCCTGTCATCGTACATGGTGGCGGCCCTGCGATCTCGAATAACCTGGCGAAGCTGGGCATAGAGACCGAGTTTGTGAACGGATTGCGCAAAACAACGGAACCTGTGCTGGACGTCGTGGAAATGGTTCTTGCGGGGAGTATTAACAAACAGATCGTACGTTTAATCCAACGTGTTGGTGGACGTGCGCTGGGCTTGTCGGGTGTGGACGGTGGTTTGATCCAGGCGAAACCAGTTAGCAACCATGCAGAGATTGGTTTTGTAGGCGACGTAACTGGTGTTAACGCGGAGATTATTCAAGGTATTGTGGAAATGGGCTATATGCCAGTTATCGCGCCAGTTGGTGTGGATGCATCTGGGCAACGCTATAACATCAACGCCGATACAGCAGCAGGTGCGGTAGCTTCCCACCTCGGAGTGAGCCGGATGATCGTAGTGACTGATGTCCCTGGCATTATGAAAAATGTAGGTGGCGAGAAAAAAGTACTGCCATCCGTCTCTGTACAAGAGATCGAGGATATGATCCAAACCGGAGAAATCTATGGCGGCATGATTCCAAAGGTGCGTGCAGCCATCGCTTGTATTCACGGCAAAGTGCGTGAGGTCATCATCGTAGATGGCAGCGAACCACAGATCCTGAGCCGTGTGCTTGGCGGAGAAACGATCGGAACCCGAATTATCCGTATGCAGTAA
- the cls gene encoding cardiolipin synthase, producing the protein MHIESILLVVLLGLNIIFAAAVVFFERKDASASWAWLLVLNFIPVFGFVLYLLTGQNLTRYRLFQWKERKKLGLEKRIAAQLDQLQDNRTPFRNQATESSQDMIYMNLKQNDALLTEDNAVEIITDGTDKFQRLLDDIEAAKDHVHVQYYIYRGDRLGKRIRDALIRKAREGVKVRLLYDALGSRRVSKRFFKELREAGGLVEVFFPSKFSLINLRMNYRNHRKIVIIDGNLGYTGGFNVGDEYLGLNSKFGYWRDTHLRIQGNAVHALQTRFLLDWNEASKQHDTPYVPAHFPHIEGTGTTAMQIVSSGPDAETEHIKNSYLKMINGAKHSILIQTPYFIPDASVFEAIRLACLSGIDVRIMIPNKPDHAFVYWATLSYIGELLKVGATVFIYDNGFIHAKTLIIDSMVASVGTANIDYRSFRLNFEVNAFMYDEAIATALVQTFEHDLLVSREMTLEEYNKRSVKIRFKEAISRLLSPIL; encoded by the coding sequence GTGCATATCGAATCCATTTTACTTGTTGTACTCCTGGGCCTGAATATTATTTTTGCAGCAGCGGTCGTTTTCTTCGAACGAAAGGATGCCAGTGCATCCTGGGCTTGGCTGCTCGTCTTAAACTTTATTCCGGTTTTCGGGTTTGTACTCTACTTATTAACAGGGCAAAACCTGACGCGCTATCGGCTTTTCCAGTGGAAAGAGCGCAAGAAGCTTGGGCTTGAAAAACGTATTGCTGCCCAGCTTGATCAGCTGCAAGACAACCGAACACCGTTCCGTAATCAGGCGACGGAGAGTAGTCAGGACATGATTTATATGAACCTGAAGCAAAACGATGCTCTTTTGACCGAAGATAATGCAGTCGAGATTATTACCGACGGAACAGACAAATTTCAGCGGTTGCTCGATGATATCGAGGCAGCGAAGGATCATGTTCATGTGCAATATTACATTTATAGAGGCGACCGACTCGGCAAAAGAATCCGGGATGCACTCATCCGTAAAGCGCGCGAAGGTGTCAAAGTTCGTCTACTGTATGACGCGCTGGGATCACGGCGCGTATCCAAACGTTTTTTCAAAGAATTGCGCGAAGCAGGCGGTTTGGTTGAGGTCTTTTTCCCATCCAAATTCAGTCTGATTAACCTGCGTATGAACTACCGAAATCACCGTAAAATCGTCATCATTGATGGTAACCTTGGATATACAGGCGGATTTAATGTGGGGGATGAATATCTCGGCTTGAATTCCAAGTTCGGTTACTGGCGAGATACTCATTTGCGTATTCAGGGTAATGCTGTTCATGCTCTTCAGACCCGTTTTCTTCTCGATTGGAATGAAGCGTCCAAGCAGCACGATACCCCATATGTTCCGGCGCATTTCCCTCATATTGAGGGCACAGGAACAACTGCCATGCAGATTGTATCCAGCGGACCGGATGCAGAGACAGAGCATATCAAGAACAGTTATCTGAAAATGATTAATGGAGCCAAACATTCGATTCTGATTCAAACGCCTTATTTTATTCCAGATGCCAGTGTATTCGAAGCCATTCGTCTTGCGTGCCTGTCAGGAATTGATGTTCGCATTATGATTCCAAATAAACCGGATCACGCCTTCGTATATTGGGCTACGCTATCTTATATCGGTGAGTTGTTAAAAGTGGGAGCCACCGTGTTCATCTACGATAACGGCTTTATTCATGCGAAAACGCTCATTATCGACAGTATGGTCGCATCTGTGGGAACCGCTAATATTGATTACCGCAGCTTCCGATTGAACTTTGAGGTCAATGCTTTTATGTATGATGAGGCGATTGCGACTGCTCTTGTGCAGACGTTTGAGCATGATCTTCTTGTATCCCGTGAGATGACGCTGGAGGAGTACAATAAACGCAGTGTGAAAATCCGCTTCAAAGAAGCGATCTCTCGTCTGCTATCTCCGATTCTGTAG
- the argJ gene encoding bifunctional glutamate N-acetyltransferase/amino-acid acetyltransferase ArgJ, protein MGTNVEQKAFTIVENGTIVTPRGFTAGGLHCGLKKTSRNDIGVIRCDVPATAAAVYTTNVFQAAPLKVTRESLSNGRLQAVIVNSGNANACTGQQGEEDAYAMRTAAARELGVAEEDVAVASTGVIGELLKMDAVHSGITALPARLGKEAEEAEHFSQAILTTDLVKKEACVSVEVNGKTITIAGAAKGSGMIHPNMATMLAFMTSDAVISAEALQRLLRQATNHTFNMITVDGDTSTNDMLVAMSSGLAGNEELTVEHPDWDAFAAGFTYVCEVLAKAIARDGEGATKLVEVYVTGAVSDESAQAIAKTVIGSSLVKSAMFGADANWGRIIAAVGRAGQPVNPETVDIRLGNISVLEQSRPVVFDEEAALAYLQTDTVRIVVDLHHGDGTAIAWGCDLTYDYVRINAAYRT, encoded by the coding sequence ATGGGAACAAATGTGGAGCAAAAGGCCTTTACTATAGTTGAGAACGGAACGATTGTAACTCCGCGCGGGTTCACTGCTGGCGGACTGCACTGCGGATTGAAAAAAACGTCTCGTAACGACATCGGGGTCATCCGCTGTGACGTGCCGGCAACTGCAGCTGCGGTGTATACAACGAACGTGTTCCAAGCCGCACCTCTGAAAGTCACACGTGAGAGCTTGAGCAATGGACGCCTTCAGGCAGTCATCGTGAATAGCGGGAATGCCAATGCGTGTACTGGACAGCAAGGTGAAGAGGATGCCTACGCCATGCGTACGGCGGCTGCACGTGAATTGGGAGTAGCAGAAGAGGATGTTGCTGTCGCTTCTACAGGTGTCATTGGTGAATTGCTGAAGATGGACGCTGTACACTCGGGGATTACCGCACTTCCGGCACGTTTGGGCAAGGAAGCAGAAGAAGCGGAGCATTTTTCCCAAGCTATTCTGACAACCGATTTGGTAAAAAAAGAAGCCTGCGTCTCCGTTGAGGTGAACGGCAAAACGATTACCATTGCAGGTGCCGCCAAGGGATCGGGGATGATTCATCCGAATATGGCGACCATGCTGGCCTTCATGACCTCGGATGCGGTCATTAGTGCAGAAGCGTTGCAGCGCCTGCTGCGCCAGGCGACCAATCATACCTTTAACATGATTACAGTGGATGGAGATACGAGCACGAACGACATGCTGGTCGCAATGTCCAGTGGTCTGGCAGGTAACGAAGAGCTGACCGTGGAACATCCGGATTGGGATGCTTTTGCTGCAGGATTCACATATGTGTGCGAAGTGCTTGCCAAAGCCATCGCGCGCGATGGCGAAGGAGCAACCAAGCTGGTAGAAGTATACGTAACGGGTGCCGTAAGTGATGAATCTGCGCAAGCTATTGCTAAGACCGTCATTGGGTCCAGCCTGGTGAAATCCGCCATGTTTGGTGCTGATGCCAACTGGGGACGAATTATTGCAGCCGTAGGACGCGCAGGACAGCCGGTGAATCCGGAGACGGTTGATATCCGTCTGGGTAACATCTCTGTACTTGAACAATCCCGTCCAGTCGTATTCGACGAAGAAGCCGCGCTGGCCTACTTGCAAACCGATACCGTACGTATTGTAGTCGATCTGCACCACGGCGACGGAACAGCCATTGCATGGGGCTGTGACCTGACGTATGACTATGTACGAATTAACGCGGCATACCGCACGTAA
- the argH gene encoding argininosuccinate lyase: MSKLWGGRFTKQTNHLVEEYTASINFDKALAEEDIQGSLAHVTMLGKCGILPAEDVETIKEGLITVLHKIRAGEVEFSVSDEDIHMNIEKNLIDTIGPVGGKLHTGRSRNDQVATDMHLYLRERVVGFVGMLHSLQEALIGQAKDNLDTIVPGYTHLQRAQPILFAHHLMAYVSMFQRDAERLMDSYKRINVLPLGAGALAGTTFPIDRHFVAEQLGFDGVYENSLDAVSDRDFIVEFLAAASLIMTHLSRLSEELVLWSSTEFGFVELDDAFCTGSSIMPQKKNPDVPELVRGKTGRVYGNLIGLLTVLKSLPLAYNKDMQEDKEGMFDTVATLEGALQLFAPMIATMTVNKGRMRQAVNQDFSNATDIADFLVGEGLPFRQAHEVIGKTVLYCIQNGKYLLDLTIDEFRQFSPLFDERIYDVLQPEAVVNARNVYGGTASNQVAEAIARSEKVLEITEQWITNRG, from the coding sequence GTGAGCAAGCTGTGGGGAGGACGTTTTACCAAACAAACCAATCACCTGGTTGAGGAATATACAGCGTCAATCAATTTTGACAAAGCGTTGGCCGAGGAAGATATTCAAGGGAGTCTGGCTCATGTCACGATGTTGGGCAAATGCGGCATTCTGCCGGCAGAGGATGTAGAGACGATTAAGGAAGGTCTAATCACGGTTCTGCACAAAATCCGTGCAGGGGAAGTGGAATTCTCCGTATCGGATGAAGACATCCACATGAATATTGAGAAAAATCTTATCGATACCATCGGCCCTGTAGGCGGCAAATTACATACGGGACGCAGCCGGAATGACCAGGTGGCAACCGATATGCACTTGTACTTGCGTGAGCGCGTAGTTGGATTTGTTGGCATGCTGCACTCGTTGCAGGAAGCGCTGATCGGACAAGCCAAAGACAATCTTGATACGATTGTACCGGGGTATACGCATCTTCAACGTGCACAACCGATTCTGTTCGCCCATCACCTGATGGCGTATGTATCGATGTTCCAACGGGATGCAGAGCGTCTTATGGACAGCTACAAACGCATTAACGTACTGCCACTGGGTGCAGGTGCGCTTGCAGGCACAACGTTCCCGATTGACCGTCATTTTGTGGCGGAACAACTGGGCTTCGATGGTGTGTACGAGAACAGTCTGGACGCGGTCAGTGACCGTGACTTTATTGTGGAGTTCCTGGCAGCCGCTTCGCTGATCATGACTCACTTGTCCCGTTTGAGCGAAGAGTTGGTCCTGTGGAGCAGCACGGAGTTTGGTTTTGTTGAACTGGACGATGCATTCTGTACGGGCAGCAGCATTATGCCACAGAAGAAAAATCCGGACGTTCCGGAACTCGTTCGTGGTAAAACAGGGCGTGTGTACGGCAACCTGATCGGTTTGCTGACAGTGCTGAAATCTCTGCCGCTTGCTTACAACAAGGACATGCAGGAAGACAAGGAAGGCATGTTTGACACAGTAGCGACGCTTGAAGGCGCACTTCAATTGTTCGCTCCGATGATTGCTACGATGACGGTCAACAAGGGTCGGATGCGTCAAGCGGTCAATCAGGATTTCTCGAACGCTACAGATATTGCGGACTTCCTTGTGGGCGAAGGATTGCCATTCCGTCAGGCACATGAGGTTATCGGCAAAACGGTATTGTACTGTATCCAGAACGGCAAGTATCTACTGGACCTGACCATCGATGAATTCCGTCAATTCTCCCCGTTGTTCGATGAGCGTATTTACGACGTGCTGCAACCGGAAGCGGTTGTAAATGCTCGTAACGTATACGGCGGAACAGCTTCGAACCAGGTGGCTGAGGCGATTGCACGTAGTGAAAAGGTGCTGGAAATTACGGAGCAATGGATCACCAATCGAGGATAA
- the argC gene encoding N-acetyl-gamma-glutamyl-phosphate reductase gives MNNKLKVAIVGSTGYGGVELIRFFQNHPQVEITSVISSSSSGESIADGFPHLTDVIQRPLDGVDPAEIASRADLVFTATPSGVSAKLVPSLLEAGLKVIDLSGDFRLKDGTVYEEWYKHPAPSASLLEQAVYGMAEVYGDEVKGKNFISNPGCYPTATLLGLIPAVEAGWIDPSSIIIDAKSGVSGAGRGTALAYHYAEMNENFKAYKLNKHQHIPEIEQVLGNITGTPVTVTFTTQLVPMTRGIMSTMYANLTGEHSDREIVDLYRKYYENRPFVRVREPGIWPSTKEVYGSNYCDIGFAADPRTGRLTIISVIDNLVKGASGQAIQNMNLMMGWEENLGLNMTPVYP, from the coding sequence GTGAATAACAAATTAAAAGTGGCAATCGTCGGTTCCACCGGCTACGGCGGGGTGGAACTGATTCGTTTTTTCCAGAATCATCCGCAGGTTGAAATTACTTCGGTAATCTCTTCATCCAGCAGTGGTGAGTCCATCGCAGATGGATTCCCGCATTTGACGGACGTGATTCAGAGGCCACTCGACGGCGTAGACCCGGCTGAGATTGCAAGTCGTGCAGATCTGGTGTTCACAGCGACCCCGTCTGGTGTAAGCGCAAAGCTCGTTCCGAGCCTGCTTGAAGCAGGTCTTAAGGTCATTGATTTGTCTGGAGATTTCAGACTTAAGGATGGAACGGTGTATGAAGAGTGGTATAAACATCCGGCACCATCTGCTTCATTGCTGGAACAGGCGGTATACGGCATGGCAGAGGTGTATGGCGACGAAGTGAAGGGCAAGAACTTTATTTCCAACCCCGGCTGCTACCCAACGGCTACGTTACTCGGATTGATTCCAGCTGTTGAGGCAGGATGGATTGACCCTTCCAGTATCATCATTGATGCCAAATCCGGCGTATCGGGTGCGGGAAGGGGAACAGCTCTGGCGTATCATTATGCAGAAATGAATGAGAATTTCAAAGCATATAAACTCAATAAACATCAGCATATTCCCGAAATCGAGCAAGTGCTGGGAAATATCACTGGCACTCCAGTCACAGTAACGTTCACAACTCAACTGGTGCCGATGACGCGTGGAATCATGAGTACGATGTATGCCAATCTAACTGGTGAACATAGTGACCGTGAAATCGTTGATCTGTACCGCAAATATTATGAGAATCGGCCGTTCGTGCGTGTACGTGAGCCGGGGATCTGGCCTTCAACGAAGGAAGTGTACGGATCGAACTATTGTGATATCGGATTTGCGGCTGATCCTCGTACAGGTCGTTTGACGATTATTTCGGTCATCGACAACCTGGTGAAAGGTGCATCCGGGCAAGCCATTCAAAATATGAACCTGATGATGGGATGGGAGGAGAACCTCGGGCTGAACATGACTCCAGTATATCCATAA